A window of the Ogataea parapolymorpha DL-1 chromosome V, whole genome shotgun sequence genome harbors these coding sequences:
- a CDS encoding Golgi reassembly stacking protein, with protein MFGFAKKIVSTLETQATNYLSAGSDASTENSMGLRVLAVDKNSLGEKYGFESWFDFIMAINGYPVVSFLQSGESHDSNPYARQEPSSDYTRLLEFLAYEVNTNKSDLVFRVWSAKGAVERDVTIPNHEFTADNNEQLDDISISPSKKDGNVVQNSAFKRLQITLQLTPLSTAGYVWHVMRVHPNSPAYHAGIMPDEYIINCEGGLLATGGEDLLGRVIQSVYNKWQQSATSGATPCSVVLYVYNHDYDAVRPVTVYPNETWGGRGLLGCDIGYGLLHKIPEVVGKYHKDDDDSDVDLTPGGVMFSAQPGAPDVPAQSDNVLQPAVRAPSFADTPAEPVARRKKPSKYVAPKSDLTSYFEEETAKSKLIDGESKTTHGTVPAPPKITKEQS; from the coding sequence ATGTTTGGATTCGCCAAAAAAATAGTGTCGACTCTGGAGACCCAGGCAACCAATTATCTCAGTGCCGGGTCAGACGCCAGTACCGAAAACTCCATGGGCCTGCGTGTCCTGGCTGTCGACAAAAACTCGCTGGGTGAAAAGTATGGGTTTGAAAGCTGGTTCGATTTCATCATGGCCATCAACGGGTACCCAGTGGtgtcgtttttgcagagcGGCGAATCGCACGATTCCAATCCGTACGCGCGCCAGGAACCATCCTCCGACTATACGCGGCTGCTAGAGTTTTTGGCCTACGAGGTGAACACGAACAAGTCCGATCTCGTGTTCCGTGTGTGGAGCGCAAAAGGAGCAGTGGAACGGGACGTCACAATCCCAAATCATGAGTTCACGGCGGATAATAACGAGCAGCTAGACGACATCAGCATATCGCcctcgaaaaaggacggGAACGTTGTGCAGAACTCGGCATTCAAACGACTCCAAATTACGTTGCAATTGACACCCCTGAGCACGGCCGGGTACGTGTGGCACGTGATGCGCGTGCATCCGAACTCGCCGGCGTACCACGCGGGGATCATGCCCGACGAGTACATAATCAACTGCGAGGGCGGACTGCTGGCTACAGGGGGTGAAGATCTGCTGGGCAGAGTGATCCAGTCTGTATACAATAAATGGCAGCAGAGCGCTACGTCCGGCGCAACGCCGTGCTCGGTCGTGCTATACGTTTACAACCACGACTACGACGCCGTGAGGCCCGTGACAGTGTATCCGAACGAGACGTGGGGCGGCCGCGGGCTTCTGGGATGCGATATCGGATATGGCTTGCTCCACAAAATCCCCGAGGTGGTGGGGAAATACcacaaggacgacgacgactccGATGTCGATCTGACCCCCGGAGGTGTGATGTTCAGTGCACAGCCAGGGGCGCCCGATGTGCCCGCGCAATCAGATAACGTGTTGCAGCCGGCAGTTCGTGCTCCCTCGTTTGCAGACACGCCTGCCGAACCGGTTgcgagaagaaagaaacCGTCCAAGTACGTTGCACCGAAAAGCGACCTCACGAGCTATTTCGAGGAGGAGACAGCCAAGTCCAAACTCATCGACGGCGAGAGCAAGACCACCCACGGAActgttcctgctcctccaaaaattaCCAAGGAGCAGAGCTAG
- a CDS encoding Protein disulfide-isomerase has product MKLFNVSILTSVLAMMAVAKGDADEAAIASPDSAVVKLTAESFESFIKENPLVLAEFFAPWCGHCKRLGPEFSAAADKLVEKDIKLAQIDCTQERDLCADYGIRGYPSLKVFRGNNTPSEYQGQREQDAIVSYMIKQALPPVSLLEDTADLLDALADLSEPMILQVLPPDSKSSGNETFHSLANRLRNDFRFVSTSNPEYVEKYVKEKSTPTYVVFRPGEKIEDASVLTNKTIDEEGLQRFISVETKPLFGEVTGATFQAYMDSKLPLAYFFYEEESQKAAVADEITKLAKKYRGEINFAGLEAKKYGMHAKNLNMQEKFPLFAIHDLQGDLKYGIPQDKDLDFSEIPKFVENFKKGKLKPIVKSEPIPETQEEAVYHLVGYEHDKIVNQKKDVLVEYYAPWCGHCKRLAPTYEELAAIYKNDTAASAKVVIAKIDHTANDVAGVEITGYPTIFLYPADGSGPVNYEGQRTLESLASFIQEKGTFGVDGLAIRDAKSGGADKPESDTKDSTHDEL; this is encoded by the coding sequence ATGAAGTTGTTTAATGTCTCGATCCTGACCTCTGTTTTGGCCATGATGGCTGTGGCCAAAGGTGACGCCGACGAAGCCGCCATTGCGTCGCCGGATTCCGCTGTTGTGAAGTTGACAGCAGAAAGCTTCGAGTCGTTTATCAAGGAGAACCCGCTCGTTTTGGCTGAGTTCTTTGCGCCATGGTGTGGCCACTGCAAGCGTCTCGGACCAGAGTTTAGCGCTGCTGCcgacaagcttgtcgagAAAGACATCAAGCTTGCCCAGATTGATTGCACCCAAGAGAGAGATCTATGTGCGGACTATGGTATCCGTGGATATCCATCTCTCAAGGTCTTCAGAGGCAACAACACGCCATCCGAGTACCAGGGCCAAAGAGAACAAGATGCAATTGTCAGCTACATGATCAAGCAAGCCCTACCTCCAGTGTCGTTGCTTGAGGATACGGCTGATCTGCTGGACGCTCTGGCCGATCTGAGCGAACCAATGATCTTGCAAGTTCTGCCACCTGACTCGAAGTCTTCCGGCAACGAGACGTTCCATTCGTTGGCCAACCGTCTTAGAAACGACTTCAGGTTCGTGTCGACCTCCAACCCTGAGTATGTTGAGAAATACGTCAAGGAAAAGTCCACTCCAACCTACGTTGTTTTCAGACCGGGTGAAAAGATTGAGGACGCATCTGTTCTCACCAACAAGACTATAGACGAAGAGGGATTGCAGAGATTCATTAGTGTTGAGACTAAGCCTCTTTTCGGCGAGGTCACCGGTGCCACGTTCCAGGCCTACATGGACTCCAAACTTCCTTTAGCATACTTTTTCTATGAAGAGGAGTCTCAGAAGGCTGCTGTCGCAGACGAAATCACTAAGTTGGCCAAGAAATATAGAGGCGAGATCAATTTCGCCGGACTCGAGGCCAAGAAATACGGAATGCACGCTAAAAACCTCAACATGCAAGAAAAGTTCCCACTGTTTGCCATTCACGATCTGCAAGGAGACCTAAAGTACGGCATCCCACAAGATAAGGATCTGGACTTCTCTGAGATTCCTAAATTTgtcgaaaacttcaagaaggGCAAGCTGAAGCCAATTGTCAAGAGCGAGCCTATTCCAGAGACTCAAGAGGAGGCTGTCTACCACTTGGTCGGCTACGAGCACGACAAGATCGTCAACCAAAAGAAGGACGTTCTGGTCGAGTACTATGCTCCATGGTGTGGTCACTGCAAGAGACTTGCCCCTACATatgaggagctggctgcTATCTACAAGAACGACACCGCTGCTAGTGCCAAGGTCGTGATCGCCAAGATTGACCACACCGCTAACGATGTTGCGGGCGTCGAGATCACCGGATACCCTACCATTTTCCTTTATCCAGCTGACGGTTCTGGTCCGGTCAATTACGAGGGACAAAGAACTTTGGAGTCCCTAGCTTCTTTCATTCAAGAGAAGGGTACCTTTGGTGTTGACGGTTTGGCCATCAGAGACGCTAAGAGCGGCGGAGCTGATAAACCGGAGTCCGACACTAAGGACAGTACTCATGATGAGTTGTAA
- a CDS encoding nitrilase/cyanide hydratase and apolipoprotein N-acyltransferase, translating into MTRLLKVAAAQVGRIDIDTPYEDVVQRMIALLDEAHEKGVKLVNFPELTFTTFFPRYIIPFGPELDKWYQKGDVTKFDPFKPFFEKAKEYGIAVCVGYAELTDKDEHYNTSVFVDQAGNNLNKYRKMFLPGDKEPLENVPWQHLEKRYFLEGNLNWKAFRWPGTGTGHGGPIIGQLICNDRRWPESWKILGLQGAEIVCIGYNTPVSNVAEPGKASQMVNSDSSEAMATFHNELCLQYNSYHNCCYSLCSARTGADDGKYSMIAGSTIVDPQGVIIAKSKTNGDELVWAEIDLDSCYPPRNRAFNFARHRRPEEYKLIVEQKGVKEPAPLEDEM; encoded by the coding sequence ATGACTAGATTGCTAAAGGTCGCAGCTGCCCAGGTTGGCAGAATCGACATTGACACTCCCTATGAGGATGTGGTTCAGCGTATGATTGCacttctggacgaggcgCACGAAAAAGGCGTCAAGCTCGTCAACTTCCCAGAACTCACCTTTACCACCTTCTTTCCTCGGTATATTATTCCGTTCGGCCCAGAACTCGACAAGTGGTACCAGAAAGGCGACGTTACCAAGTTTGATCCGTTCAAGCCATTTTTTGAGAAAGCCAAAGAGTATGGCATTGCCGTTTGTGTTGGCTATGCAGAGCTGACGGACAAAGATGAACATTACAACACGTCCGTTTTTGTCGACCAGGCAGGAAATAACCTGAACAAGTACCGGAAAATGTTCTTACCTGGTGACAAAGAGCCGCTCGAGAATGTTCCGTGGCAGCATCTCGAGAAGAGATACTTTCTCGAAGGCAACTTGAACTGGAAAGCATTCAGATGGCCAGGAACGGGAACCGGCCATGGAGGACCTATTATTGGGCAACTGATCTGCAACGACAGGAGATGGCCCGAGTCATGGAAGATCCTGGGGCTTCAAGGAGCGGAAATTGTCTGTATTGGCTACAACACGCCAGTTTCCAACGTGGCAGAACCGGGCAAGGCCTCCCAAATGGTCAATTCCGACTCGTCTGAGGCAATGGCTACTTTCCACAACGAGTTGTGTCTGCAGTACAATTCTTACCACAACTGCTGCTACTCTTTGTGTTCTGCACGGACAGGCGCCGATGACGGCAAGTATTCCATGATTGCAGGATCGACGATAGTTGATCCCCAGGGCGTGATTATCGCCAAGTCGAAGACCAACGGTGACGAGCTTGTCTGGGCCGAGATTGATCTCGACAGCTGCTACCCGCCAAGAAATAGGGCTTTCAACTTTGCTCGGCATAGACGTCCGGAGGAGTACAAATTGATCGTGGAGCAGAAGGGGGTCAAGGAGCCTGCTCCGCTGGAGGATGAAATGTAG
- a CDS encoding tRNA threonylcarbamoyladenosine biosynthesis protein SUA5, with product MSSTLETKILPVKPESISFENAGTTLTITDPETKQNLEYAADILRNTHHAVGFPSETVYGLGASSLSSESVKSIYAAKNRPADNPLISHVSSIDQLKRKLMVPGQEIPEIYAPLIEKFWPGPLTILLPMPENVHDSPISQLVTSGQPTFAVRMPQNPVARALIYISDLPLAAPSANASTRPSPTTAAHVYHDLKGRIPLILDGGPSDVGLESTVVDGLCDPPMLLRPGGISLEQIKQAGGPRWQNIVVAKKTAGKLEPVRTPGMKYRHYSPTARVVLFNNCGDGKEKVKAYLEQNNLQNKKVALLKTRRFAPANDISPLISYDGTLGTSGDEIQRNLFSALRALDAEEYDYILIEGVDETAEGLAIMNRLSKAASETING from the coding sequence ATGTCGTCTACTCTTGAAACAAAAATTCTGCCGGTGAAGCCAGAGTCCATCTCCTTCGAAAATGCAGGAACAACCTTGACTATCactgatccagaaacaaagcAAAATTTAGAATACGCCGCAGACATTCTGCGGAACACACACCACGCCGTCGGATTCCCCTCGGAGACGGTCTACGGACTGGGGGCCTCGAGTCTGAGCTCTGAATCTGTCAAGTCCATATACGCTGCCAAAAACAGGCCGGCAGACAACCCTCTAATCTCGCAcgtctcgtcgatcgaccagctcaaacGGAAACTAATGGTCCCGGGACAGGAGATCCCTGAGATATATGCACCCTtaattgaaaaattctGGCCTGGTCCGCTCACAATCTTGCTGCCAATGCCTGAAAACGTCCATGACTCGCCTATATCACAACTCGTTACGTCTGGACAGCCCACTTTTGCCGTCAGGATGCCCCAAAATCCGGTTGCGCGTGCCCTAATTTATATTTCTGACCTTCCGCTTGCTGCACCGTCCGCAAATGCGTCGACAAGACCTTCTCCGACAACGGCCGCACACGTCTACCATGATCTTAAGGGACGCATTCCGCTTATTTTGGACGGCGGGCCGTCCGATGTTGGGCTTGAAAGTACGGTTGTCGACGGCCTGTGTGACCCGCCAATGCTTCTCAGGCCCGGCGGAATCTCGCTGGAGCAAATAAAACAGGCAGGCGGGCCCCGGTGGCAGAATATAgtggttgcaaaaaaaacaGCAGGAAAATTAGAACCTGTGCGGACACCGGGAATGAAATACCGCCACTACTCGCCGACGGCAAGGGTGGTTTTGTTCAATAATTGCGGGGATGGAAAGGAAAAAGTCAAAGCATATTTGGAACAGAACAATCTGCAAAATAAAAAGGTTGCTCTACTCAAGACCCGTCGCTTTGCCCCGGCAAATGATATCAGCCCTCTTATTTCCTACGACGGGACTCTTGGAACTTCAGgcgacgagatccagcGGAATTTGTTTTCCGCTTTGAGAGCCCTGGACGCCGAGGAATACGATTACATACTGATTGAAGGCGTGGACGAGACTGCCGAGGGTCTTGCGATCATGAATAGACTAAGTAAAGCAGCCAGCGAGACCATTAATGGATGA
- a CDS encoding putative sialic acid transporter — MSDLESLSVKEDNYKGLAVDDEVKPLDLSAKSIAHYAKTRFTDLVPSKAMMKANKHLLNPLPGLKLIPARQWVMFLSAFLAWTWDAYDFFCVSLNAANLATYFDKTVKQITWGITLVLMLRSVGGIVFGYLGDRYGRKYPLCLNIFLMAAIQFGTYGVSTYEQFLGVRAIFGIMLGGIYGNAAATALDDCPSEARGFISGLLQQGYTFGYLLAVVFTRVLADNVEMGWKSLFLLGGSVSLCLFAFRLSLPDTKAFVRQREIEQYNRECGIPQPTFSQKAIGALKNYWAMIIYLVLLMAGFNFMSHGSQDLYPTMLTKLYNYSHDRSTVTNCVANIGAFVGGIIVGHFSNFIGRRLSILICCVCGAALLYPWAFIKGTGINAGAFFLQFCVQGAWGVIPIHLSELAPPDFRSFVVGVAYQLGNLASSASSTIETTMGEHFPIDGQDPSEVFDYATVMVIFVGAVFAYVFLITLVGPENKMVSLTHNIEEEEQEVAHENQV; from the coding sequence ATGAGTGATCTGGAATCGCTCTCTGTTAAGGAAGACAACTACAAGGGACTGGctgtggacgacgaggtgaaGCCTCTCGACCTCTCGGCAAAATCCATTGCCCACTATGCCAAGACTAGATTCACCGACCTTGTCCCATCGAAGGCGATGATGAAGGCCAACAAACACCTTTTGAACCCGCTGCCGGGTCTCAAACTCATCCCTGCTAGACAGTGGGTTATGTTTTTATCTGCTTTTTTGGCCTGGACCTGGGACGCGTAcgattttttctgtgtttcGTTGAACGCTGCCAACCTTGCCACATACTTTGATAAGACCGTGAAACAGATTACGTGGGGGATCACGCTCGTGCTCATGCTGAGATCCGTGGGTGGTATTGTGTTTGGCTACCTCGGCGACAGATACGGCAGAAAATACCCGCTCTGTCTCAACATCTTCCTCATGGCTGCCATCCAGTTCGGCACCTACGGAGTCAGCACCTACGAGCAATTCCTTGGCGTGAGAGCCATCTTTGGCATCATGCTGGGTGGAATCTACGGAAACGCCGCTGCCACCGCGCTCGATGACTGTCCATCCGAGGCCCGAGGCTTTATTTCCGGACTGTTGCAGCAGGGCTACACGTTCGGCTACCTTCTCGCCGTGGTCTTCACCAGAGTGCTCGCAGACAACGTCGAAATGGGCTGGAAGtcgctgtttctgcttggTGGCTCGGTTTCGCTGTGTCTGTTCGCTTTCAGACTCTCGCTGCCAGACACCAAGGCGTTTGTGCGCCAGAGAGAAATCGAGCAGTACAACAGAGAATGCGGCATTCCGCAGCCAACGTTCTCGCAGAAGGCCATCGGCGCTCTCAAGAACTATTGGGCCATGATCATCTATCTCGTGCTGCTCATGGCCGGCTTCAACTTCATGTCGCACGGCTCCCAGGACCTGTATCCTACGATGCTGACGAAGCTGTACAACTATTCGCACGACAGATCCACTGTGACGAACTGCGTGGCCAACATCGGCGCTTTCGTGGGCGGTATTATCGTCGGCCACTTTTCCAACTTCATCGGCAGACGTCTGTCGATCCTCATCTGCTGCGTCTGCGGTGCCGCGCTGCTGTACCCATGGGCGTTCATCAAAGGCACTGGAATCAACGCGGGCGCCTTTTTCCTGCAATTTTGCGTCCAGGGCGCCTGGGGTGTCATTCCAATCCATCTGTCGGAGCTTGCTCCGCCAGACTTCCGTTCGTTCGTTGTCGGTGTCGCTTATCAGCTCGGTAACCTTGCCTCGTCGGCCTCTTCGACCATCGAGACGACGATGGGCGAGCATTTCCCAATCGACGGCCAGGACCCTTCGGAGGTGTTTGACTATGCTACCGTGATGGTTATTTTCGTCGGAGCTGTGTTCGCATAcgtgtttttgatcacGCTGGTCGGCCCGGAGAACAAGATGGTGTCCCTCACACATAAcatcgaggaggaggagcaggaggttGCCCACGAGAACCAGGTCTGA
- a CDS encoding putative oxidoreductase, whose translation MAPAQYLLLNTGRRIPTVGLGVYKTPAEQCVSLVHEALNVGYRHIDSAALYYNEEEVCEGISNWLAEDPSRKREDVFYTTKIGDAFHGYEKTKNAIKVSLEKAKKIQYIDLILIHSPQSDGERRHGSWKALEEAYEAGTVKNIGVSNYGIKHLKELLAYPDLKVKPAINQFELHPWLQRPELVGFCRQHDIAVEAYSPLARGQKVADPVVVKIGEKYKKTAAQILIRWSLEQGFITLPKTATKARLAPNLDVFSFDLAPEDLEILNGLEENYISGWDPTTYPLDSEKS comes from the coding sequence ATGGCCCCCGCACAATATCTTCTACTCAACACGGGACGCAGAATCCCCACCGTGGGTCTCGGGGTTTACAAGACTCCTGCTGAACAGTGTGTTTCACTTGTCCACGAGGCACTGAACGTCGGCTACCGCCACATCGACTCCGCCGCCCTCTACtacaacgaggaggaagtTTGCGAGGGAATTTCCAATTGGCTTGCTGAGGACCCGTCGCGCAAACGTGAGGACGTCTTTTATACCACCAAGATTGGAGACGCGTTCCACGGCTACGAGAAGACGAAAAATGCCATCAAGGTGTCGCTGGAAAAGGCAAAAAAGATTCAGTACATTGACCTGATTCTGATCCACTCGCCACAGTCGGACGGCGAGAGAAGACACGGGTCCTGGAAGGCACTGGAGGAAGCGTACGAGGCAGGCACGGTGAAGAACATCGGGGTCTCGAACTATGGCATCAAGCATCTGAAGGAGCTTTTGGCGTATCCGGACCTCAAGGTGAAGCCTGCCATCAACCAGTTTGAGCTGCATCCATGGTTGCAACGGCCGGAATTGGTCGGGTTCTGTCGCCAGCACGACATCGCCGTTGAGGCGTATTCGCCGCTGGCCAGAGGCCAGAAAGTTGCCGATCCTGTGGTGGTGAAAATTGGTGAGAAGTACAAAAAAACCGCTGCTCAGATCCTCATCAGATGGTCTCTTGAGCAAGGTTTCATCACCCTGCCAAAGACCGCCACCAAGGCCCGGCTGGCCCCGAATCTCGACGTTTTCAGCTTTGATCTGGCCCCAGAAGACCTCGAAATTCTCAACGGCCTCGAGGAGAACTATATCAGCGGCTGGGACCCAACAACGTATCCATTGGACTCTGAAAAATCCTAG
- a CDS encoding putative hydrolase, which produces MSNIEHIHRTIVQGTDVFYREAGSESKPKLLLLHGYPTSSYMFRNLIPLLSSHLHVVAPDLPGFGFTEPKPGYIFDFEALTETIDQFVTKLGWTKFAIYVFDYGSPVGFRLALKNPSRITAIISQNGNAYDEGIDDRFWGPLKKYWAAGKNDPELTSALRAYIEDKRNVDSQYFDGVSDTIAIDLAPSTLDWALLCRGGQTDIQLGLFFDYQNNIRQYPQFQEFFRNSGVPVLLAWGKNDAIFSFAGAEAFRRDVKPENLDIRYFDTGHFALETHAEEIAGAIINFVVPRL; this is translated from the coding sequence ATGTCCAACATTGAGCACATCCATCGCACCATAGTCCAAGGAACAGATGTCTTCTACAGAGAAGCCGGCTCCGAGTCCAAGccgaagctgctgctgctccacgGCTACCCAACGTCGTCGTACATGTTCCGCAACCTGATTCCTTTGTTGTCGTCTCATTTACATGTCGTTGCTCCCGACCTTCCAGGATTTGGCTTTACGGAGCCAAAACCAGGCTATatatttgattttgaggcACTTACAGAGACCATTGACCAGTTTGTGACGAAGCTTGGCTGGACGAAATTTGCAATCTACGTTTTTGACTACGGCTCGCCAGTTGGCTTCCGTCTCGCACTGAAAAACCCGTCTCGAATCACGGCAATCATCTCGCAGAACGGAAATGCCTATGATGAGGGAATCGACGACAGGTTTTGGGGGCCACTGAAAAAGTACTGGGCAGCAGGAAAAAACGACCCAGAGCTGACATCTGCGCTGAGAGCGTATATCGAGGACAAGAGAAATGTCGACTCCCAGTATTTTGACGGTGTTTCTGATACGATAGCGATTGATTTGGCTCCCTCGACGCTGGACTGGGCTCTACTTTGTAGAGGAGGACAGACAGATATCCAGCTTGGCTTGTTCTTCGACTACCAGAACAACATTCGCCAGTATCCGCAGTTTCaagaatttttcagaaactccGGTGTTCCTGTCCTGCTTGCGTGGGGAAAGAACGATGCCATTTTCAGCTTCGCAGGAGCAGAGGCGTTCAGAAGAGACGTGAAGCCGGAGAACTTGGACATACGTTACTTTGATACCGGCCACTTTGCTCTTGAAACGCATGCAGAGGAGATTGCTGGTGCTATTATCAACTTTGTGGTTCCAAGATTGTAG
- a CDS encoding putative transcriptional regulatory protein, whose protein sequence is MPPVLRPYRSRRVRPCDRCRRRKSGCVIDGEPPCQLCAKFNLRCEFTDKAPPVNRHKQAKNHEIEINPVAELEYSDPVADLTYTDDIVETTFDSKTLERRNVVHADQLIPDAEIWNELFGLIVGSNQYSNVAITSPVTTGDDEEHSSIDAFKKYQNVYLYKSGYIDPVVQHLSKNLESAEPKECHIRKVVQAGAAEYVLFSRKPTNYDVPGINSLIQQLFSPHIPKLMVLFLKHVNSYFPVFSRGRFNTFAKQDPKVFPSALFGSLLAVTVDWWHRHPELSLMECPTVESLVSATRATILSETSNPCYGTLQSCLLLSQKLTLENVELDGTQELSLLSVAFTICQSMGINVECRHWNIPDWEKRVRRRLWWTLFVQEKWLSLSLGRASFISRDAWNVSMVDGSDFAFYPDSWGSQEQHECEVRIFSLVVSVTMVIDDLGELNSSLLSPAHDKAKAFLQRIDTLRNENSDIFNLDQILSGGRSAAALVVAALTAKVLIYSSLLRLMETEAGEDQVSRTKVEHECLELTVEVLEILGRLRPHHFESFWYSWSRFNFATIANFFLLVSRLCPPSQSKAVEANMAKLRFFFQSRSLVFRHLGLAMWILNVPEY, encoded by the coding sequence ATGCCTCCCGTTCTACGGCCCTACAGATCGAGAAGAGTGCGGCCGTGCGACAGGTGTCGAAGACGAAAATCCGGTTGTGTCATCGATGGAGAGCCGCCGTGCCAGCTGTGTGCTAAATTCAACCTCCGGTGTGAGTTCACAGATAAGGCACCGCCTGTGAATCGGCACAAACAGGCTAAAAACCATGAAATTGAGATAAATCCTGTTGCGGAGCTGGAGTATAGTGATCCAGTTGCCGACCTGACATATACAGACGACATCGTAGAAACAACATTTGATTCTAAAACTCTTGAACGGAGGAACGTTGTTCATGCAGATCAATTAATTCCAGACGCAGAAATCTGGAACGAGCTTTTTGGGCTGATCGTTGGCTCAAACCAGTACAGCAATGTTGCTATAACCTCTCCTGTGACTACtggagacgacgaggaaCACTCCTCCATTGATGCTTTCAAAAAGTACCAGAACGTTTATCTCTATAAATCTGGCTACATTGATCCCGTTGTCCAGCATCTATCCAAAAATCTAGAAAGTGCAGAACCAAAAGAGTGCCATATCCGTAAAGTGGTCCAAGCTGGAGCCGCAGAGTATGTGCTCTTCTCGCGCAAACCAACAAACTACGACGTGCCTGGTATTAATTCGCTTATACAGCAGCTTTTCAGCCCGCACATTCCCAAACTCATGGTGCTATTTCTCAAACATGTGAACTCATACTTCCCCGTTTTCTCGCGCGGCCGCTTTAATACCTTCGCCAAGCAGGACCCAAAGGTCTTTCCTTCTGCGCTTTTTGGCAGTCTGCTTGCTGTCACCGTCGATTGGTGGCACAGGCATCCTGAGTTGAGCTTGATGGAGTGTCCGACAGTGGAGTCTTTGGTCTCTGCTACTCGGGCGACAATACTTTCTGAGACGTCAAACCCCTGCTACGGAACCCTTCAATCGTGCTTGCTGTTGTCCCAAAAACTGACACTTGAAAATGTTGAGCTTGACGGGACCCAAGAATTATCTTTGCTGAGCGTTGCATTCACAATTTGCCAGTCTATGGGGATTAATGTAGAGTGTCGTCATTGGAACATCCCTGACTGGGAGAAGAGGGTCCGACGACGGCTATGGTGGACACTATTTGTCCAGGAAAAATGGCTTAGTTTATCTCTTGGACGGGCAAGTTTTATATCCAGAGACGCATGGAACGTGTCGATGGTTGACGGCTCTGATTTTGCATTCTACCCGGATTCATGGGGATCACAGGAGCAGCACGAATGTGAAGTGCGCATCTTCAGTCTCGTAGTGAGTGTGACCATGGTGATTGATGATTTAGGAGAGCTGAACAGCTCTCTGCTGAGTCCAGCTCATGACAAAGCTAAGGCTTTTCTCCAGCGCATTGACACACTGAGGAACGAGAATTCAGATATTTTTAATCTGGACCAGATCTTATCTGGCGGCAGAAGTGCGGCAGCACTGGTTGTTGCAGCTCTAACGGCCAAGGTGCTAATCTACAGCTCTCTTCTCCGTTTAATGGAAACGGAGGCAGGGGAGGACCAAGTTTCCAGAACTAAGGTCGAGCACGAATGTTTGGAGCTTACTGTAGAGGTTCTGGAAATCCTCGGGAGACTAAGGCCGCATCACTTTGAGTCTTTTTGGTACTCTTGGTCGAGGTTCAACTTTGCAACCATCGCCAactttttcctcctcgtaTCGCGACTGTGTCCTCCAAGCCAGTCTAAAGCTGTTGAAGCGAACATGGCCAAGCTCCGGTTCTTTTTCCAGAGCAGGTCGTTGGTGTTTCGGCATCTGGGCCTTGCCATGTGGATATTAAATGTGCCTGAATACTGA